Proteins from a genomic interval of Paenibacillus sp. FSL H8-0048:
- a CDS encoding M56 family metallopeptidase: MSWNEVGDMGIYIYDKSLTAAVMILAIITIRALALYKLPRRTFSILWAIVIIHLFVPFSVASPFNVYAGVNWLKQTMLGTKEVIVPVLANSLDRDNIMVLKMATDTPLASISMYMILWLAGMFVFAAYFFRTYLKCRREFAMSLPVPKECSAHWLNLYRTRRTVEIRQSDRIRSPLTYGVLRPVILLPKAMDWTDEAQMRYILAHEFVHIRRFDAVSKLVLVLTLSVHWFNPLIWVMVVLANRDIELSCDEAVIKGLGEHTRSAYAMTLIGMEENRGRLTFLFNHFSKNVMEERIESIMRIKKTTVAGIGLALAFIIGVPAVFAADAAAIPNHEAAGVTNESAITLSATDEDTGLISISEDGGVTWVQESEYQKNNPVIVWWTAEEYSKWLDQEKINLQSIVGAPGWSQERVDSAILRYEQELEQIKAGVKYSRTVDGDDNTSFVYTEGPIGISRIKDSNEN; the protein is encoded by the coding sequence ATGAGCTGGAATGAGGTAGGGGATATGGGGATCTATATCTATGATAAAAGCTTAACGGCAGCGGTTATGATCTTAGCAATTATCACAATACGGGCGCTTGCTTTGTACAAATTACCCAGGAGGACTTTTTCTATATTATGGGCAATTGTAATTATCCACCTGTTCGTGCCGTTCTCGGTGGCCTCGCCGTTCAACGTGTACGCAGGGGTTAACTGGCTGAAGCAGACGATGCTTGGTACAAAGGAAGTCATTGTGCCTGTATTGGCTAACAGCTTGGACAGGGACAACATTATGGTACTCAAGATGGCAACTGACACACCGCTTGCTTCTATTTCGATGTATATGATTCTATGGCTGGCAGGAATGTTTGTCTTTGCAGCGTATTTCTTTAGGACTTACCTGAAATGCCGCAGAGAATTTGCAATGTCCCTACCCGTGCCCAAGGAATGTTCTGCGCATTGGCTGAATCTATACCGTACCCGGCGGACAGTTGAAATCAGGCAAAGCGACAGAATCCGCTCTCCGCTGACCTATGGAGTATTGCGTCCTGTTATTCTGCTGCCCAAGGCAATGGACTGGACCGACGAAGCCCAAATGAGATACATCCTTGCACATGAATTCGTGCATATCCGGCGTTTTGATGCAGTGAGCAAGCTTGTACTGGTCCTCACCCTATCGGTCCACTGGTTCAACCCTCTGATTTGGGTAATGGTTGTGCTGGCTAATCGTGATATCGAACTGTCTTGTGACGAAGCGGTGATTAAGGGCTTAGGTGAACATACCAGATCCGCCTACGCGATGACGCTTATAGGGATGGAAGAGAACAGAGGCAGACTCACCTTTTTGTTCAACCACTTCAGTAAAAATGTGATGGAAGAAAGGATTGAATCAATCATGAGAATAAAAAAGACTACGGTAGCCGGGATCGGTTTGGCGCTGGCATTCATTATTGGTGTACCTGCTGTATTTGCCGCAGATGCTGCCGCAATTCCGAACCATGAAGCTGCGGGTGTAACGAATGAGAGTGCCATTACGTTATCTGCAACGGACGAGGATACGGGACTCATAAGCATCAGCGAGGATGGCGGTGTGACCTGGGTTCAGGAAAGTGAATATCAGAAGAATAATCCGGTGATCGTCTGGTGGACCGCTGAAGAGTATTCGAAATGGCTGGATCAGGAGAAAATAAATTTGCAGTCCATAGTTGGCGCCCCGGGCTGGTCTCAGGAGAGAGTCGACAGTGCGATCCTTAGGTATGAGCAGGAGCTGGAGCAGATCAAGGCGGGGGTGAAATATTCCCGAACGGTCGACGGAGATGATAACACCTCCTTTGTCTATACAGAAGGTCCAATCGGGATAAGCAGGATAAAAGATAGCAATGAGAACTAA
- a CDS encoding BlaI/MecI/CopY family transcriptional regulator, with translation MIIKLYDSELKVMDVLWKEGVLTAKQLAGILKEQVGWNKNTTYTVIKKCIEKGAIERIEPNFQCRAVLAREQVQQQETEELVNKIFDGSVDLLFAALLNKRNLSTEEVQRLKRLVNELE, from the coding sequence GTGATTATTAAACTTTACGATTCTGAACTCAAGGTAATGGATGTGTTATGGAAAGAAGGAGTGCTAACCGCCAAGCAGCTTGCCGGTATCTTGAAAGAACAGGTAGGCTGGAACAAGAATACCACGTACACTGTGATCAAAAAATGTATTGAAAAAGGGGCCATTGAACGAATTGAACCTAATTTTCAGTGCAGGGCAGTCTTGGCTAGAGAACAGGTGCAGCAGCAGGAGACCGAGGAGCTTGTGAACAAAATATTTGACGGCTCGGTTGATTTGCTGTTTGCTGCTTTATTGAACAAGCGAAATTTATCGACTGAAGAAGTTCAAAGGCTAAAACGGCTTGTTAATGAGCTGGAATGA
- a CDS encoding MATE family efflux transporter, which translates to MQLQAPEPAKKWLEKYLSGDSMDYRQIIALFLPILIDQAFIIGLNLVNTAMISSSGMAAVSAVNMVDSLNIFLINVFVAIATGGTVVVAQYKGSRNDRMVSQATAGSVTSVSLLAVGIGLLLMSFHTPILNLLFGTASADVLDNARVYMIGSSISYLGIAVVQAVCGALRGVGRTRASLMLSLIMNVLYVILNVVFINLLDMGVLGMTLAVNIARYVGMACALIYLFKFDSVLRVQFRDLFHVPLTMLRKIMFIGVPFAAEQMFFNGGKLLTQIFIVSLGTYAIATNAIAGSLAMVFQIPASALSLTIVTVVGQCIGRGDVADARKFIKSFLWIGSASYALVALILMPLFHPLVSIFSPPAEIIDDLFVVLLVNAIAQIPLWAFSFILPSALRAAGDSRFTSIASMLTMWLFRVVFGYILGIVLGYGVLGVWLAMNCEWAVRGAVFLWRFRGKKWYAHKLI; encoded by the coding sequence ATGCAGCTTCAAGCTCCTGAGCCGGCCAAGAAATGGCTGGAAAAATATCTGTCCGGGGACAGCATGGATTACCGGCAAATTATCGCCTTGTTTCTGCCTATTCTCATTGACCAGGCCTTCATTATCGGACTGAATCTGGTCAACACTGCGATGATCAGCTCGTCAGGGATGGCGGCGGTCAGCGCGGTGAATATGGTGGATTCCCTGAATATTTTTCTGATCAATGTATTTGTGGCGATTGCGACCGGGGGGACGGTGGTGGTTGCACAGTACAAAGGAAGCAGGAACGACCGCATGGTCTCCCAGGCTACAGCCGGCTCGGTAACCTCCGTCTCGCTGCTTGCTGTGGGTATCGGTCTGCTGCTGATGTCCTTCCATACGCCCATTCTGAATCTGCTGTTCGGGACGGCCTCTGCCGATGTGCTGGACAATGCCCGGGTCTATATGATCGGCAGCAGTATTTCGTATCTGGGGATTGCCGTGGTTCAGGCCGTATGCGGTGCACTGCGGGGCGTGGGCCGGACGCGGGCTTCGCTGATGCTGTCGCTGATTATGAATGTGCTGTACGTTATCCTCAACGTCGTCTTTATTAACCTGCTGGACATGGGTGTGCTGGGCATGACACTTGCGGTCAATATTGCGCGTTATGTGGGGATGGCCTGTGCCCTGATCTATCTGTTCAAGTTCGATTCGGTGCTGCGTGTGCAGTTTCGCGACCTGTTCCATGTTCCGCTTACGATGCTGCGCAAAATCATGTTCATCGGCGTACCGTTCGCCGCAGAGCAGATGTTCTTCAACGGCGGCAAGCTGCTGACGCAGATCTTCATTGTCAGTCTGGGCACGTATGCCATCGCCACGAATGCGATTGCCGGATCACTGGCGATGGTCTTTCAGATTCCGGCCAGTGCGCTGTCGCTGACGATTGTGACCGTGGTCGGCCAGTGTATCGGACGGGGGGATGTGGCGGATGCCCGTAAGTTCATTAAGTCCTTCCTGTGGATCGGTTCTGCCTCTTACGCCCTGGTGGCTTTGATCCTGATGCCGCTGTTCCACCCGCTGGTGTCTATTTTCTCCCCGCCTGCGGAGATTATCGACGATCTGTTCGTGGTGCTGCTGGTCAATGCAATTGCCCAGATTCCGCTCTGGGCCTTCAGCTTCATTCTGCCGTCCGCGCTGCGGGCAGCGGGTGATTCCCGCTTCACCTCAATTGCTTCAATGCTGACCATGTGGCTGTTCCGGGTGGTGTTCGGCTACATTCTCGGGATTGTACTGGGCTACGGGGTGCTGGGGGTATGGCTGGCGATGAACTGCGAGTGGGCGGTCCGCGGAGCAGTATTCCTGTGGCGCTTCCGGGGCAAGAAGTGGTATGCGCACAAGCTGATCTAG
- a CDS encoding glycoside hydrolase family 88/105 protein produces MGTGDEKAVLSTEEGHAVKGAALRAESVNTDAVQDSALRADSVKSTVKSSPPGSRGEVAQASVPAYFHPRHSIVRTAGDDTEAMLAVIANRYIGANPPQPPVYRVHLTNSFPRLADCRYRLNLKERLPELKEGEFVYAWGKLWSDADSEIPLALSCFGPVTVYVNGVAVFASNLNDDVFPDRKAFFRTGLKAGWNHFLLECTAVGTGCGGIFGTGSVKGAPLHFLAPAAERSGCEGWIYSAPQQSRWTLQPEGGGAPAGEAAARRAEPSQRVRCGEAAEAAEAALAARCVWYPAAGWPDDAAPRGNLARVLGAEPGAKALAWSRLAVSAPGGMDVRLSLRSRDVAALKVYVDGRLAAIQPEESAGLECMLPLSFGSHDLLVEAVCGGPGWGFRLEAAEAVPRVQAGDTEDSSCAALSSIGTLKLVSPYPVEGQTGPWLYLGPFLQSAAPQPMEAASMNAPFGEGAEECFWRVDRPGGAVRPYLESALYGRWNYPLGVTLYGLLRTGQALGDPHYSAYARGHIEQCTRLHAYSLWDRSRYGAPGINQQLALMDSLDDCGSFGATMLAAHAEQPLHGAPDTAAYIARYITEEQSRDKEGALYRTRGTTDFMQGTMWCDDLYMSTPFLSRYYLLTGDSAYLDDAVSQFLHYRNRLFQPELGIMHHVYDYKFSKPNGVAWGRGNGWVLFSLTELLEVLPEQHPQREELLEYYRQLCEGYLRLQDAAGLWHQVLTDPDSYAEASCSSMFVYAFARGVRRGWLTEPYPYTDAALRGWTALAEYCIDYQGNVYGVCRGSGYSFNKLYYKEQLTWQLNDTHGIGIVLLAGIEALELTRELEAQQYKL; encoded by the coding sequence ATGGGGACTGGGGACGAGAAGGCGGTGTTGAGTACCGAGGAAGGGCATGCCGTGAAGGGTGCTGCATTGAGAGCGGAGTCGGTGAATACTGATGCCGTGCAGGATAGTGCATTGAGAGCGGATTCTGTGAAGAGTACCGTGAAAAGTAGCCCGCCGGGCAGCAGAGGTGAGGTTGCGCAGGCTAGCGTTCCTGCCTATTTTCATCCGCGACACTCTATCGTCCGTACAGCCGGAGACGATACGGAAGCGATGCTTGCCGTTATAGCGAACCGCTATATAGGTGCGAATCCGCCGCAGCCTCCGGTCTACCGCGTGCACCTTACGAACAGCTTTCCGCGGCTGGCGGATTGCCGGTACCGGCTGAACCTGAAGGAGCGGCTGCCTGAACTGAAGGAAGGGGAATTTGTCTATGCCTGGGGGAAGCTGTGGAGCGATGCAGACAGCGAAATACCGCTCGCTCTCAGCTGCTTCGGTCCGGTGACGGTATATGTCAATGGCGTTGCCGTGTTCGCGTCCAATCTGAACGATGATGTGTTCCCGGACCGCAAGGCGTTCTTTCGTACCGGACTGAAGGCAGGCTGGAATCACTTCCTGCTGGAATGCACCGCCGTCGGCACCGGCTGCGGCGGGATTTTTGGCACCGGGAGCGTGAAGGGCGCGCCGCTGCATTTTCTGGCCCCGGCCGCGGAGCGCAGCGGCTGCGAGGGCTGGATCTACAGCGCGCCGCAGCAGAGCAGATGGACGCTGCAGCCGGAGGGCGGCGGCGCTCCAGCGGGAGAGGCTGCGGCGCGCCGCGCGGAGCCTTCGCAGCGCGTCCGCTGCGGCGAAGCTGCGGAGGCCGCCGAAGCTGCGCTGGCGGCCCGTTGTGTCTGGTATCCGGCGGCCGGATGGCCGGATGACGCGGCGCCGCGCGGGAACCTCGCGCGCGTGCTCGGCGCGGAGCCCGGCGCGAAGGCGCTGGCCTGGAGCAGGCTGGCGGTGAGCGCGCCGGGCGGAATGGACGTCCGGCTGTCCCTCCGCAGCCGGGATGTAGCGGCACTCAAGGTCTACGTGGATGGCAGGCTAGCCGCCATCCAGCCCGAAGAGAGTGCCGGCCTTGAGTGTATGCTGCCGCTAAGCTTCGGCAGCCATGACCTGCTGGTCGAGGCCGTGTGCGGCGGCCCCGGTTGGGGCTTCCGCCTGGAAGCGGCGGAAGCAGTTCCCCGTGTCCAGGCGGGGGACACGGAAGATAGCTCTTGTGCCGCTTTAAGCTCCATCGGCACATTGAAGCTGGTGAGTCCTTACCCGGTGGAAGGGCAGACCGGGCCATGGCTGTACCTGGGTCCGTTTCTGCAATCGGCGGCACCGCAGCCTATGGAGGCAGCTTCTATGAATGCTCCCTTCGGCGAAGGGGCGGAGGAATGCTTTTGGAGAGTGGACCGTCCTGGCGGCGCAGTCAGGCCCTATCTGGAGAGTGCGCTGTACGGCCGCTGGAATTATCCGCTCGGGGTAACCCTGTATGGTCTGCTGCGAACAGGTCAGGCTCTGGGCGATCCTCATTATTCCGCTTATGCCAGAGGACATATTGAGCAGTGTACCCGGCTTCATGCTTATTCGCTCTGGGACCGCAGCCGCTATGGTGCTCCGGGGATCAACCAGCAGCTGGCGCTCATGGACTCACTGGATGACTGCGGCTCCTTCGGTGCGACGATGCTCGCTGCCCATGCCGAACAGCCGCTGCACGGAGCGCCTGATACAGCGGCGTATATCGCCCGGTATATTACTGAGGAGCAGTCCCGCGATAAGGAAGGGGCGCTCTACCGTACACGGGGCACTACTGACTTCATGCAGGGAACAATGTGGTGCGATGATCTGTATATGAGCACTCCGTTCCTGAGCAGGTATTATCTGCTGACGGGTGATTCCGCTTATCTGGATGATGCAGTGTCGCAATTTCTCCATTACCGCAATCGGCTGTTCCAGCCGGAGCTTGGCATTATGCATCATGTGTATGACTACAAATTCAGCAAGCCGAACGGTGTAGCCTGGGGGAGAGGCAACGGATGGGTGCTGTTCTCGCTGACTGAGCTGCTGGAGGTACTGCCGGAGCAGCATCCGCAGCGGGAAGAACTGCTAGAGTATTACCGGCAGCTGTGCGAAGGGTATTTACGGCTGCAGGACGCCGCAGGATTATGGCATCAGGTGCTGACTGATCCCGATTCTTATGCGGAGGCATCCTGTTCTTCGATGTTTGTGTATGCTTTTGCGCGCGGCGTGCGTAGAGGCTGGCTGACTGAGCCGTATCCTTATACGGATGCAGCGTTACGCGGCTGGACGGCGCTGGCCGAATACTGCATCGATTATCAGGGGAATGTCTACGGCGTCTGCCGGGGCTCGGGCTATTCCTTCAACAAACTATATTACAAAGAACAGCTCACCTGGCAGCTCAACGATACTCACGGAATCGGTATAGTGCTGCTGGCCGGTATTGAAGCGCTTGAGCTCACACGGGAGCTGGAGGCACAGCAGTATAAATTATAA
- a CDS encoding FG-GAP-like repeat-containing protein, with protein MDHSQKLHRLAGLDISAAGPRCKMLLGDLDGDGRAELLLVQPDNRQDVRYIPHQVQCLTAYNLDGRLLWQTGTPDPGAGSQGSDYPAQIADIDGDGALEVLCVMKDQLYILEGATGKVKAVHPLPAKEAHDCIIIANLSGGDYPSDIILKDRYHQLWALDRNFRLLWTHQGNVGHYPWVYDLDGDGRDEVMAGYDLLSAEGKLLWSCKDLEDHADCLWVGDVNGDGVPELVIGGSVTVMYGRDGRELWRYEGSVESQHLALGRFRPDLPGLQIAGLDRLVREDDGKGLRGRDAMFLLDASGCELWKEERTTDGWLTIVEAVSRFWPEAPDYILAYRRGEAVLPALYDGYMNIVAEFSEQGYAVHGDLLGSGTEQVIIYTDELAAVYAGEAFPLQAVHPGQQLPQPKRLYSSTLYPGGEVAL; from the coding sequence ATGGATCATAGTCAAAAGCTGCACCGGCTGGCCGGGCTGGATATCTCCGCCGCCGGTCCAAGATGCAAAATGCTGCTCGGCGATCTGGACGGGGACGGCCGGGCCGAACTGCTGCTGGTGCAGCCGGATAACCGCCAGGATGTCCGTTATATTCCGCATCAGGTGCAGTGCCTGACGGCTTACAATCTGGACGGCCGTCTGCTGTGGCAGACGGGAACGCCGGACCCGGGCGCAGGCAGCCAAGGCTCCGATTATCCGGCGCAGATTGCCGATATCGATGGTGACGGCGCTCTGGAGGTGCTGTGTGTGATGAAGGACCAGCTGTATATTCTGGAGGGGGCAACGGGCAAGGTCAAAGCGGTTCATCCGCTGCCGGCGAAGGAGGCCCATGACTGCATCATTATTGCCAACCTGTCAGGCGGGGACTATCCTTCCGACATCATTCTCAAAGACCGCTACCATCAGCTGTGGGCGCTGGACCGGAACTTCCGGCTGCTCTGGACCCATCAGGGCAATGTGGGGCATTATCCCTGGGTGTACGATCTGGACGGAGACGGGCGCGATGAAGTTATGGCCGGATATGATCTGCTGAGCGCGGAGGGCAAGCTGCTATGGAGCTGCAAGGATCTGGAGGATCACGCGGATTGCCTGTGGGTCGGCGATGTGAACGGGGACGGGGTGCCGGAGCTGGTCATCGGCGGCAGTGTGACGGTGATGTACGGCCGTGATGGACGCGAGCTGTGGCGGTACGAAGGCTCTGTCGAGTCGCAGCATCTGGCGCTCGGGCGGTTCCGCCCGGACCTGCCCGGCCTGCAGATTGCGGGCCTTGACCGCCTGGTCCGCGAGGACGACGGCAAGGGCCTGCGGGGCAGGGATGCCATGTTCCTGCTGGACGCATCCGGCTGCGAGCTGTGGAAGGAAGAGCGCACCACTGACGGATGGCTTACCATTGTCGAAGCCGTCAGCCGGTTCTGGCCGGAGGCACCGGACTATATTCTGGCGTACCGCCGGGGGGAAGCCGTGCTTCCTGCGCTCTATGACGGCTATATGAATATCGTTGCCGAGTTCTCCGAGCAGGGCTACGCCGTTCACGGGGATCTGCTGGGCAGCGGAACGGAGCAGGTCATTATTTATACGGATGAGCTGGCCGCCGTCTATGCCGGTGAAGCATTCCCGCTGCAAGCGGTCCACCCCGGGCAGCAGCTGCCCCAGCCCAAACGGCTGTACAGCTCCACCCTGTACCCCGGCGGTGAGGTGGCGCTGTGA
- a CDS encoding polysaccharide deacetylase family protein, producing MPGVYYCYPQGRHKALTMSYDDGRRADERLVGLFNQHGIKGSFHLNSGLLGEGDRIRADEVAALYHEHEVSVHTRSHPTLARCPRELVAEEIMEDRRVLEGLVRQPVRGMSYPNGSYTQEIKTLLPHLGIEYARTVQSSGGFALPEDWLEWQATCHHNRELLAHGEAFVGLHKRQYLYLMYVWGHSYEFDIDHNWDLMERFCTMAGGRGDIWYATNLELVHYMKACRGLLFSAARDLVYNPGAAAVWLEVDGTLVEVPGGQTEDLG from the coding sequence ATGCCGGGAGTGTATTACTGCTATCCGCAAGGCCGTCATAAGGCGCTGACCATGAGCTATGATGACGGACGGCGGGCGGATGAACGGCTGGTCGGCCTGTTCAACCAGCATGGAATCAAGGGCAGCTTCCATCTGAATTCGGGGCTGCTTGGCGAAGGGGACCGGATCAGGGCGGATGAGGTTGCGGCGCTCTACCACGAACATGAGGTCAGCGTGCATACGCGGAGTCATCCGACGCTGGCGCGCTGCCCGCGTGAGCTGGTCGCGGAGGAGATTATGGAGGACCGCAGGGTGCTGGAAGGACTGGTCCGTCAGCCGGTGCGCGGGATGTCTTATCCGAACGGCTCCTATACGCAGGAGATCAAGACGCTGCTGCCGCATTTGGGCATTGAATATGCCCGCACAGTGCAGTCTAGCGGCGGGTTCGCCCTCCCGGAGGACTGGCTGGAGTGGCAGGCGACCTGTCATCATAACCGGGAGCTGCTGGCTCACGGGGAGGCTTTTGTGGGGCTGCATAAGCGGCAGTATCTGTACTTGATGTATGTATGGGGACACAGCTACGAGTTCGACATTGACCACAACTGGGATCTGATGGAGCGCTTCTGCACCATGGCGGGCGGACGCGGCGACATCTGGTATGCAACCAATCTGGAGCTGGTGCATTACATGAAGGCTTGCCGGGGGCTGCTGTTCTCGGCAGCAAGGGATTTGGTCTACAATCCGGGAGCGGCTGCTGTCTGGCTGGAGGTTGACGGTACGCTAGTCGAGGTGCCCGGAGGACAGACTGAGGATTTAGGCTGA